The genome window TCATGTTTAATAATGTTGCAGTAGTGACATCATGTTTAACTAATGTTGCAGTAGTGACATGTTTAATGTTGCAGTAGTGACATCATGTTTAACTAATGTTGCAGTAGTGACATCATGTTTAACTAATGTTGCAGTAGTGACATCATGTTTAACTAATGTTGCAGTAGTGACATCATGTTTAACTAATGTTGCAGTATTGACATCGTATTTAACTAATGTTGCAGTAGTGACATCATGTTTAACTAATGTTGCAGTAGTGACATCATGTTTATGTTGCAGTAGTGGCATCATGTATAACTAATGTTGCAGTAGTGACATCATGTTTAACTAATGTTGCAGTAGTGACATCATTTTTAACTAATGTTGCAGTAGTGACATCATGTTGAACTAATATTGCAGTAGTGACATCATGTTGAACTAATGTTGCAGTAGTGACATCATGTTTTACTAATGTTGCAGTAGTGACATCATGTTTAACTAATGTTGCAGTAGTGACATCATGTTTAACTAATGTTGCAGTAGTGACATCATGTTTTACTAATGTTGCAGTAGTGACATCATGTTTTACTAATGTTGCAGTAGTGACATCATGTTTAACTAATGTTGCAGTATTGACATCATGTTTAACTAATGTTGCAGTAGTGACAATGTCACTACTGCAACATTAGTTGCATTAGTTGCAAACATGATTGTTTAACTAATGTTGCAGCAAATGACTTCATTATGCATATCGCCACGTGAGCACTATCTACTTTCTCATGAGTTATTTCATTACCGGTATCatttgtgtaaatattttatctaatgatgtagttctgttgtagtcgtcataaaaaatgttttaaaaaaagaacCAATGCGGATAAAAAGAGGCCGAAACCGATCTACGTCAAATTGCCAAATATCAATAATCAGTCGAACTCTAACACAtactgaagaagaaaaaaagatattGATCAAATTTGTAATACACACTGCACTAAGAAAAAGATATATCGATAAAAAGAGGCCGATATTGATACAGATCAAAATGCCAACTATCAATGATCGGTGGATGCCGAACACATACTGCACTGAAGGAAAAGGACCGATACAGATAAAAAGAGACAAATACCGATATATATCTAAATGGTAAATATCAATAATCAGTCGGTCTCTAACACACTGCACTGAAGGAAGAAAAAAAGGAGCCGATATGATAATACGTCACAATGCCAAATATCAATAATAGGTCAATCTCTAACACAAACTGCACTGGAAAAGAATATCCATCAAACAGCAAGATGTCGAACCCACTCACTGCAATACAATCTCATTTAGGCTGAAATGTGTGGAATAATCTTGCCAAGGTATCTgctgcaatatttgaagcatGACTGTACATCTTATTGTGGTGTTGTGTGTCCTTCTGTGGCTGTCCTTTGTCCACAGATCTATATAAGAGCCTCCAGTCGGGCTCTCAGGTTGCTCGGCCTCCTCACGTGCAGCTGGCTTTCTCAGGTAAATATCACCTGTCCTCGTGTCTTCCTCATCCTCTTCATGTTGAAAGTAACGGTTCCAACAATGTTGTGTCTGCAGATGTCAACCAGAGCCAAGGAGACACCAAGAGGAAGACTCTATGATACTGCAGGAAACCACTTTCCCCCCCACCAATGCCAGTTTTCAAAAGGAAAAAACAAACTTTGTCCTCATTTTTAAGGCGCTATCCTTCACAGATTTGCTAAATAAACAGCTTGTCGTGTTTACAAGACAGACCTAAATCACTGTGGCCAGggaggacgtgtgtgtgtgtgtgtgtgtgtgtgtgatggtagCATCGACAGCGTGCCTTTTGTATGTTTCTCTCAGATGCATGGTGCTGTTTTCCAACTAGATGATTACTTGTATAACATGTCAACTGCAGATTGCTGAATTTGAGCTTCCCcttcaagctgtactttttcttttttatcaTACTTGAATTCATAAAGGAGTTCTATGCTGTATAGTACTgaaactttttaattaaaaagaatCCTCTTTCACAAGGCTGATTACGAGTCGATATATGATGGAATGCATTTAAGAAGGCtattttatttcaagcatgtcaTAAAAAAATGGACTGGTAAATTGCCAAAATGTCTAATTTCAGGTAAAACtttccctgagatcggtaggtcgtgagttcaaaccccggccgagtcataccaaagactataaaaatgggacccattacctccctgcttggcactcggcatcaagggttagaatgggggggttatatcaccaaaatgattcccgaggcggccatcgctgctgctcccctcacctcccagggggtgaacaaagggatgggtcaaatacagagagtaatttcaccacacctagtgtgtgtgacgatcaGTGGTACTTTACCATTTTAGGGATGAGAGATGTGACTTTCATGAACAAATCCACTCTTGAATGGCTCTTTTAAGAAAACCATGAGAACCGATCCCTTTTTGATGCACATGCATATTAGGTGTCAGCACATGCCACCTGACTGGAAAATAAGTCAATATTGCAGCATTCAGATTAAAAAGAAATATGTTTCCGTCATTGGCATATTTACTTTATAtagtaaaaatattttatttattttaatttgtaatcACTTTTCGGGTCCACTATTCTTAGGGGTAATTAAATGTACACACCAAGTATGGTAGTGCAATTTTTTTTCATACCATATAACTGATactagtgattgtttccttgataaaAACAAGCTGTGGAATGAATGAttcagtcttttgaacggctccctTGAAAGATCCATAAATGCCATCCCTATTACAGACTGTTTTAAAACCATTTCCAGCGACACAATGACACTGAACATCAACCAAGTGTGTAGATTTTAATCCAGCCCCAACATAAATCACGCCATACTAAAAGGACTTAACCATCAAGCATGTATGCAAAGTTTATGAAACAGAATGAAGGAAAATCatacaaaaaaatgtgtcaaaGCAAACCGGTCGACACAAAATGGAAGCAAGGCTGATGAAGGTCTCTCCTCtggtttcttctcctgctcagctTCTACTTGACCAGAGGTCTCGTCTTGTCGTCGTCACCACACTGGTGGGCTTTGTACTTTTTCACCTCGGCCATGTACTTTGACCAGGCGTCACTCTTGCCCGGCTCGGTCTGCCAGGAGACAAAAAAACCAAGTTATGGGGAGGAGTCGACGGAGGACAGGACAATTAACCCACAATcatcaaaatattacaaaaacaaaaaaaacgattaatGTGCACGCACACTTTGGAGCTtgtgacaaaacagatgaaaaaaaGACCAGGCCTACTAGAAGTTTGCGATAGTTGCTACTTTTTGACACAGCGCTAGTGGGACTAAGCAATTATCACTCAACAAAAAATAAGGCATATTATTGCCACGTAACCACAGATGGTTCAGAGTACtagaattggccaataaaattAAATCCACTGTTTATGCAAGAACATTGGCATAAAATGTGagagaaatgttgtcattgtgaggtaaggaacatttgtttgggaaaataatgtgtcccaTACCGCTCACCCACCCCCCAAACTCTCAACCGCCACATCCTGAACTtaaaacagcgactaaactaggaagctaaagctagcaagaacaatctatgcacccacaacacatctcacatggtgtgttgttgtgaacgacatcatccatgtaacATTAATGTATAAACaatcatacacccacaacacatctcacatggtgttgttgtgaacgacatcatccatgaaACATTAATTTATAAACaatcatacacccacaacacatcttatatggtgtgttgttgtgaacgacatcatccatgtaacATTAATTTATAAACaatcatacacccacaacacatctcacgtggtgtgttgttgtgaacgacatcatccatgcaacattaatgtataaacaatcatacacccacaacacatctcatatggtgtgttgttgtgaacaacatcatcATGTAGGATCATCGTACAAACAATCAGCAATCGCAACTTTTTTAAAACTGCCTCAACTTCCAACTCGTCATTCACAGAACAGCAGCTAACTTCCGCCCCTTCACCAATATGTATGGCATCAATAAATGTGAGGAGTCTAGCGtgtaattaacaaacattttattcatGACACAAAAGGCACATAGTTtggcaaaataaatgtaaaaagtaaaaaacggAATTccgaaaaaattaaacaaaaaaaaaagatagttttttttatattgctattttaTTGCGGTTaccattattattttacttgtggtTCATCTATTACTTTTGCTTATCCTTTGTTCTGTTAACTCTTATCCAAAGTTgaattttggtggtacaataaatggaTATTTGTGCTactaatcgtgatttcaatatcaaaTGGTGATGATTATTTTTGCCTAGTGTGACATCAGTCATCTTTACCGATGGCTTACCTCCGAGTCGGGTTTCTGCTTCTTCGCAACCATGCCGGTCTTAAGGAACACTCCGCCTCTGCGCTTCCCCACCTGGGTTAGGGGATAGAAGACTGACACCGTTATAGGAGGCCTTGGCTTGTCAATGAAGGAGACTACATTTAGTCTGCGGTCCAACCACCAGCCTCATCTGTGGAGAACATCCCTAAACTTAACTCTTCTCGTgttcatatatgtgtgtgtgtgtgtgtgtatatatatatatatatatattatatatacatatatatatatatctacagtcgtggtcaaaagtttacatacacttgtaaagaacatgttgtcatggctgtcttgagtttccaatcatttctacaactcttatttttttgtaatagagtgattggagcacattgcctagagcagtggttctcaaccttttttcagtgatgtaccccctgtgaacatttttttaattcaagtacctcctaatcagagcaaagcatttttggttgaaaaaaagagataaagaagtaaaatacagcactatgtcatcagtttctgatttattaaattgtataacagtgcaaaatgttgctaatttgtagtggtctttcttgaactatttggaaaaaaagataaaaataaccaaaaacttgttgaaaaataaacaagtgattcaattataaataaagatttctacacatagaagtaatcatcaacttaaagtgccctctttgaggattgtaatagagatcaatctggattgatgaacttaattctaaacatttcttcacaaaaaaagaaatctttaacatcaatatgtccacaaaaaatctagctgtcaacactgaatattgcattgtaatgaatgaaatagcctacttgatttgatgttcagtttatgaacttacattcatattttgttgaagtattattcaatatatttataaagaatttttgaattgttgctatttttagaatattttttaaatatctcacgtaccccttggcataccttcaagtacccccttttgagaaccactggcctagagcataatactacttctaccatgcttgacggtaggaattggtgttcctgggattaaaggcctcaccatttctcctccaaacatattgctggatatcgtggccaaacagctcaatttttgtttcatctgaccacagaactttcctccagaaggtcttatctttgtccatgtgaaaaagtgaggcctttaacccctaccgtcaagcatggtggtggtagtattatgctctgggcctgttttgctgccaatggaactggtgctttacagagagtaaatgggacaatgaaaaaggaggattacctccaaattcttcaggacaacctaaaatcatcagcccggttgggtcttgggcgcagttgggtgttccaacaggacaataaccccaaacacacgtgaaaagtggtaaaggaatggctaaatcaggctagaattaaggttttagaatggccttcccaaagtcccgacttaaacatgtggacaatgctgaagaaacaagtccatgccagaaaaccaacaaatttagctggactgcaccaattttgtcaaaacgaGTGGTCaataattcaaccagaagcttgtggatggctaccaaaagcgccttattgcagtaaaacttgccatTGACATTGCTGTtgaatacttttgacccagcagatttggtcacattttcagtagacccataataaattcataaaataaccaaacttcatgaatgttttttgtgaccaacaagtggttcaatcacaaaataataagcgttgtagaaatgattggaaactcaagacagccatgacattacattctttacaagtgtacacaccatcatcccgcagcacttggtgagcaaactggccccccttggattcagtacccccctatgcaactggctacttgacttcctcacagacagaccccaatctgtgagagtggggaacaacacctccagtgccatctccctgagcaccggctccccccggGGCTgcctcctgagtccgctgctgttcacgttgatgacccatgactgctgcgccaggtccactactaaccacattgtgaagtatgcggacgacacgacagtagtggacctcatccgtgacaacaatgacatggactacagggaggtggtgaaacatctggttgactggtgcagaacaaaCAACCtggaacgtcgacaagaccaaggagatcatcgtcgacttcagaaaGCACCAgtctccactctacatcaacggcacagcggtggagatagtaagcagcaccaagctcctgggggtgcagataattgacaatataacctggtccctacacaccggagctcttgtaaaaagagctcagcagcgcatgcactttttgagtgggatgaaaagagcacagctcccttcccccattctacagaggcactatagagagcctgctgaccaactgcatctctgtctggactggagcctgcaatgcctcagactggaagtctctccagagagtggtgaggacggcggaaaagatcatcaggactcctcttcctcctatccaggagatcgcaaatagcagctgcctgaccagggctcagaaaatctgcagagactcctcccacccccaccaaggactgttttcactgctggactctagaaagaggttccgcagcctccgaagcagaacctccaggttctgtaacagcttcttctctcaagccgtaagactcttgaacgcatcacaattaaattatcccctcaactccccccaaaatggattaactcgctggaataaaaaagacaatataacatacatccataaacgtggatgcatgtggaaaagtgcaatatatttatctgtacagtaatctatttatttatatatatttatttattttatatattatttatttatatatgtaccttattgcttttttatcctgcactaccatgagcttatgtaacgaagttcaaatttgaatgacaataaaaaggaagtctaagtctaagtatgtaaacttttgaccacgactgtatatatgtgttgCCACTATGTGTTTGTGTATTAAAGCAACACCAAGGGCTAATTTGGATGTGCTACACAAGCTCTTACAAAGCTCGTCACTGGAGGAGGCTTCCTTTCCACTGACGCATGTCCTTGCTCTCCATCTGTCCCCTGCGCCTTTTTCCTCATCTCCTCCTCCATCTTCTTCTTGAACATCTCCATGAAACTGCCGTCGTTGGCGAACGCGTTGCCCGATGACGAGGAGGCTTGGAGGCTCTCGGCGGAGTGGGAAGCGGGGCTGCCACAGTCCGAATCCCCGCTGCTGCTGCTACTGCTGCTGCtggtggtgttgttgttgttgttagatcCGCCATGTTTGCTACTGCTGGTGTTGTTGTGAGAGCCGCCATGTTTGCGTCTTTGCGACATGTTGTTTCCGGTTGCTTCTCAAGTGTTTGCTCAAGCAAATATCCAACGGTATGGCTTAGTCGTTTACTGAAGTTCCGTAACACTGGTCgacttgagaaaaaaaaaaattaaaaccccCCCCACAAAAAGTGTCACTCCTCGAGCGCGTGTTtagtgacaaacacacaaaaccgCGAGCTAGCTCAAATGCTAATGCTGCTAACGCAGTCGGCTTCACTGCGCTCCTCCGGTACGACGAAAGAAAATAGCCCAACGATTAGGGTTTGGTAACGTCAAAAATGTTACAAAAGTAGATAATACCCACCAAAACGTGTAAAAATTGTCGCCCAGAATGGTAGAATGTGCCCTAGTTCGCCAATATTTTGGGCTAGGTTGTCAACAAGCCCCTCGCTAGCTGTCGGCCATGTTTAATTTCCTGCGTGACGTCATATCATGGGTGTGGCTCTAACTGCTATACCGGAAGTGAAACTTGCTGGCTAAACTTAAGACTTACCGGtacacttccttttattgtcattcaaatttgaactttacagtacagataacaacggaatttcgttgcattagctcatggtagtgcaggataaaagagctatTACGTGCAGAtagcttagacaaactttaatgatccacaagggaaattgttcaacacgtagttcagttacaatgatggaaagtgtaaggatggaaaggacaatgcagctataaatagactaatatagcgatacaaaatctaacatatatacgaatatatacatatgtgtacagaataatatatatacagatatactatattatgtctataacatatacacaatatataccaatgaccatgtacaatattacagtatatgtgaaagcagcagcataaaacaaaatagagagtagatccagcagaaaatagaaaatatacattaaaaacaaagagaagtagctagcaTGTCagatgtcaggtaataggcagatatcatctattgctgtatggcgagtgattatacagctggatggagtggggaatgaaggagttcttgaatcgcacagtgcgggaaggaatttgaaggagcctgttggagtatgaactccgctgtcccttaattgtcaggtggagtgggtgggcaggattgtacatgatggccagcagtttgtccagtgtcctcctgtccctcactgacacaaacgcctccaactgcgtgccaatagtttggtcggctttccggatcagtttatcaatccggtttgagtcccttttgctggtgctgctcccccaacaaaccactgcaaagtacagggcactggccacaacagactgataaaatacctccaacagcttgctgcacacattaaaggacctaagcttcctcaagaaaaaga of Nerophis lumbriciformis linkage group LG22, RoL_Nlum_v2.1, whole genome shotgun sequence contains these proteins:
- the trir gene encoding telomerase RNA component interacting RNase, with amino-acid sequence MSQRRKHGGSHNNTSSSKHGGSNNNNNTTSSSSSSSSGDSDCGSPASHSAESLQASSSSGNAFANDGSFMEMFKKKMEEEMRKKAQGTDGEQGHASVERKPPPVTSFVGKRRGGVFLKTGMVAKKQKPDSETEPGKSDAWSKYMAEVKKYKAHQCGDDDKTRPLVK